From the Manihot esculenta cultivar AM560-2 chromosome 3, M.esculenta_v8, whole genome shotgun sequence genome, one window contains:
- the LOC122723318 gene encoding uncharacterized mitochondrial protein AtMg00810-like: MDQNVKLVPEHGEPFKDPARYRRLIGKLNYLIITRPNIFLAVSVVSQSLQNPYNSHRNTVIRILRYVNGVSGQGLFYEDNDHSQIVGYFDVDWASSPSDRRSTSGYCIVIGGNLISWKSKKQSVVARSSVEAEYRVMALATCELI; this comes from the coding sequence ATGGATCAAAATGTCAAACTGGTTCCTGAACATGGGGAGCCATTTAAAGATCCTGCTAGATATAGAAGATTGATCGGTAAGCTTAATTATCTCATTATCACTCGACCAAATATTTTCCTTGCTGTAAGTGTGGTTAGTCAATCTCTTCAAAATCCATACAATAGTCACAGGAATACGGTCATTCGCATTCTTAGGTATGTCAACGGAGTTTCAGGACAAGGACTATTTTATGAGGATAATGATCACTCACAAATTGTTGGCTATTTTGATGTAGATTGGGCAAGTTCCCCTTCAGAtagacgatctacttcaggatattGTATTGTGATTGGAGGGAATCTTATATcctggaaaagtaaaaaacagagTGTGGTTGCAAGATCAAGTGTAGAAGCAGAATATCGAGTTATGGCTTTAGCAACATGCGAACTCATTTGA
- the LOC110610760 gene encoding gibberellin 2-beta-dioxygenase 8 isoform X1, with the protein MAAMNLESYPPVFRQQSTSPEVQAHSHSDDVAKEFIQEFHSIPVVDLQCLNLDKLAEACKNWGLFRLVNHGIPLTLLRQLQDHSKKIFSLSFESKKALVISSPMSYFWGTPALTPSGDSLSRGSQNINWVEGFNVPVSQLSQFQARDPTLDSFRILLEEYGRHLTRIATTIFDAMAKTLNLNPEQSKTYLSESTGSIRVYRYPRCSSANETFGMEAHTDSSVLSILNQEQVGGFELLKDDKWLQIEPIPETLVLNLGDMLQAISNDEYKSVKHRVKPNKYGERYSICYFVFPSEGSVIQSSKYKPFTYNDFRAQVQQDIRTMGFKVGLDRFKFKQSQLQAETSNGEDEGV; encoded by the exons ATGGCAGCAATGAACCTTGAATCCTACCCCCCTGTGTTTCGCCAACAAAGCACAAGCCCTGAAGTTCAAGCTCACTCTCACAGCGATGATGTCGCCAAAGAATTTATTCAAGAGTTTCATTCTATCCCTGTTGTAGATCTCCAGTGTCTCAACCTGGACAAGCTTGCTGAAGCTTGTAAAAACTGGGGCTTGTTTCGTTTGGTCAACCATGGGATTCCTTTAACTCTTCTGAGACAACTTCAGGATCATTCCAAGAAGATTTTCTCTCTGTCTTTTGAATCCAAAAAAGCACTCGTGATCAGTAGCCCAATGTCCTACTTCTGGGGCACCCCTGCCCTTACCCCATCTGGGGATTCACTATCAAGAGGCTCCCAAAATATCAATTGGGTGGAAGGTTTCAATGTTCCTGTCAGTCAATTATCTCAGTTTCAAGCAAGAGATCCTACACTTGATTCTTTCAG AATTTTGTTGGAAGAATATGGAAGGCACCTGACTAGAATTGCCACCACCATATTTGATGCAATGGCAAAAACTCTCAATCTGAATCCTGAGCAATCCAAGACTTACTTGTCAGAATCAACAGGATCCATACGTGTTTATCGATACCCTCGGTGCTCTTCAGCTAATGAGACATTTGGGATGGAAGCTCATACAGACAGCTCAGTGCTTTCTATATTGAACCAAGAACAAGTTGGTGGATTTGAACTTCTCAAGGATGATAAATGGCTCCAAATTGAGCCTATTCCTGAGACACTAGTTCTCAACCTTGGAGACATGTTGCAG GCCATAAGCAACGATGAATATAAGAGTGTTAAGCATAGAGTGAAGCCAAACAAATATGGGGAGCGATATTCAATCTGCTACTTCGTTTTCCCATCTGAAGGGAGTGTGATACAAAGCTCTAAGTACAAGCCTTTCACTTACAATGATTTTCGGGCACAAGTGCAACAAGACATAAGGACCATGGGGTTTAAGGTTGGGCTTGACAGGTTCAAGTTCAAGCAG AGCCAGCTGCAAGCTGAAACAAGCAACGGAGAAGATGAAGGTGTTTGA
- the LOC110610760 gene encoding gibberellin 2-beta-dioxygenase 8 isoform X2 — translation MAAMNLESYPPVFRQQSTSPEVQAHSHSDDVAKEFIQEFHSIPVVDLQCLNLDKLAEACKNWGLFRLVNHGIPLTLLRQLQDHSKKIFSLSFESKKALVISSPMSYFWGTPALTPSGDSLSRGSQNINWVEGFNVPVSQLSQFQARDPTLDSFRILLEEYGRHLTRIATTIFDAMAKTLNLNPEQSKTYLSESTGSIRVYRYPRCSSANETFGMEAHTDSSVLSILNQEQVGGFELLKDDKWLQIEPIPETLVLNLGDMLQAISNDEYKSVKHRVKPNKYGERYSICYFVFPSEGSVIQSSKYKPFTYNDFRAQVQQDIRTMGFKVGLDRFKFKQIEAEPAAS, via the exons ATGGCAGCAATGAACCTTGAATCCTACCCCCCTGTGTTTCGCCAACAAAGCACAAGCCCTGAAGTTCAAGCTCACTCTCACAGCGATGATGTCGCCAAAGAATTTATTCAAGAGTTTCATTCTATCCCTGTTGTAGATCTCCAGTGTCTCAACCTGGACAAGCTTGCTGAAGCTTGTAAAAACTGGGGCTTGTTTCGTTTGGTCAACCATGGGATTCCTTTAACTCTTCTGAGACAACTTCAGGATCATTCCAAGAAGATTTTCTCTCTGTCTTTTGAATCCAAAAAAGCACTCGTGATCAGTAGCCCAATGTCCTACTTCTGGGGCACCCCTGCCCTTACCCCATCTGGGGATTCACTATCAAGAGGCTCCCAAAATATCAATTGGGTGGAAGGTTTCAATGTTCCTGTCAGTCAATTATCTCAGTTTCAAGCAAGAGATCCTACACTTGATTCTTTCAG AATTTTGTTGGAAGAATATGGAAGGCACCTGACTAGAATTGCCACCACCATATTTGATGCAATGGCAAAAACTCTCAATCTGAATCCTGAGCAATCCAAGACTTACTTGTCAGAATCAACAGGATCCATACGTGTTTATCGATACCCTCGGTGCTCTTCAGCTAATGAGACATTTGGGATGGAAGCTCATACAGACAGCTCAGTGCTTTCTATATTGAACCAAGAACAAGTTGGTGGATTTGAACTTCTCAAGGATGATAAATGGCTCCAAATTGAGCCTATTCCTGAGACACTAGTTCTCAACCTTGGAGACATGTTGCAG GCCATAAGCAACGATGAATATAAGAGTGTTAAGCATAGAGTGAAGCCAAACAAATATGGGGAGCGATATTCAATCTGCTACTTCGTTTTCCCATCTGAAGGGAGTGTGATACAAAGCTCTAAGTACAAGCCTTTCACTTACAATGATTTTCGGGCACAAGTGCAACAAGACATAAGGACCATGGGGTTTAAGGTTGGGCTTGACAGGTTCAAGTTCAAGCAGATTGAGGCGG AGCCAGCTGCAAGCTGA